Below is a window of Halomicrobium mukohataei DSM 12286 DNA.
GAGGCTGTGAGAGCCCGCGGCGACGACGGCCGCGTCGGACTCGAACCAGCCCGCGTCGGTCTGGAAGATGTAGCCGTCCTCGGTGTCGTCCATCTGGGTGACCTCGGTGCCGGTGAACACGTCGACGCCGTCGATCTCCTCGGCGTCCTCGACGAACGAGTGGGAAACGTCGCCGTAGTCGACGACGTAGCCGTCCGGGGTCTGGAGCGCGAGCATCTCCTCGGTCGGGTCTCGGCCCTCGACGACCTTCGGCTCGATCTCGGCGATCTCGTCGCGGTCGATGGCGTCGAGTTTGGGGAACAGGTCGCCAAAGCCCTCCTCGTAGTAGCGGTCTTCGAGGCTCTGGACCTCCTCGTCCCCGACGGCCAGCACCATCTTCGAGCGCTTGCTGTGCATCTCGCGGTCCGGGTCCACGTTTTCGAGATAGCCCGCGAGCATCTCCGCGCCCTCCTTGACCTGCTCGGCTTTTTCGAGCGTGTAGTTGGTCTCGATGTCGCCGAAGTGTAAGGTCTGGGAGTTGTTCGTGTGATGCGAGTTGATCGCCGCAATCTCCGATTCCTTCTCGACGAGCGCGATTTTCTCGATGTCGGTGAAGTTCGCGACCGTGTAGAGAAGCGATGCGCCACTGATCCCACCGCCGACGATAACGAGGTCGTATTGCTCTGTCATGATTAGTTCCTAGCCACCGCAGTGCGAACTGCTCACACCCCGAATGTACGATCTGTGCTATTTAAGCCTCTCCACTCGCCAATCTGTGTATAAGATGATACGTTTGCGCTGTCAGTGTGTCTCGTTTAGACGGTAACACCACCGTCGCAGGTACCACATCGCTCGAAGACTCTCTCTCGTGACCGACCGCTCACGGAATCAGTTGCTCGCCGTCGTCGTCGTAGACGGCGATGGCGTCGACGGGACAGGAGCGGGCCGCGAACTTCGCGTCGAGTTCCGCTCCGTCGGGGACCTCTCGGACGAAGACGCCGTCGTCGGTCTCCTCGCTGTCGGCCAGGACGGCCTTGCCGGCGTCCTCGTCGCGTTCGAACTCGTCCCACTCGGCGACGCACTGGAACATCCCGATACAGGTGTCCCGGTCGTACTCGATTCGCATACCCGCGCTTGCGGCCTCTCGGGCAAAGTGCTGTCGCCATCGACCACGATCGCGACGCGAGGGCGACAGTTTAAACCACCGGAGGAGCCAAGCGAGGCGTAATGGACGTTGCGGACCTGCCAGGTGTTCCGTCGTGGCTGCCAGAGCACCTGCAGTCGGCGGGGATCGAGGCACTGTACCCACCGCAGGCCGAGGCCGTCGAGGCCGGCGTCACGCGGGGCGAGAACCTCGTCGCCAGCATCCCGACCGCCAGCGGCAAGACTCTGATCGCCCAGCTGGCGATGCTGTCGGCGATCACGGACGCCGCGGGAGCGAGCGAGCGGGAGCGAAGCGACCCGGAGACGCCTCCTGCAGACGGCGACGGCACCGCCCTCGGCGGCACGGCGCTGTACATCGTCCCACTGCGGGCGCTTGCCAGCGAGAAGCAGGCCGAGTTCGAGGAGTTCGAGCAGTACGGGCTCGACGTGGGCGTCTC
It encodes the following:
- a CDS encoding ferredoxin; protein product: MRIEYDRDTCIGMFQCVAEWDEFERDEDAGKAVLADSEETDDGVFVREVPDGAELDAKFAARSCPVDAIAVYDDDGEQLIP